In Myxococcota bacterium, a single window of DNA contains:
- a CDS encoding 16S rRNA (uracil(1498)-N(3))-methyltransferase, whose translation MNVLLFDAKDETAPGRVRVDGRRLRHAREILRAQPGDELVVGRLGGRLGRGRVAAIDAQALELEVTLDREPPPPHPAALALALPRPPSVRKVLQQGAALGVKRFLFFASARVEKSYWQSSALRPEALHEQLTLGLEQAVDTLVPTVEHERSFRRFAAETLPAFAAGVPVLAAHPGHAPAAPVPAGRCVLVVGPEGGFLDGELEALVLAGAQRVGLGPRVLRVETAVVALLSKLAD comes from the coding sequence TTGAACGTTCTGTTGTTCGACGCGAAAGACGAGACGGCGCCCGGCCGCGTGCGGGTCGACGGGCGGCGCCTGCGCCACGCGCGCGAGATACTTCGCGCGCAGCCCGGCGACGAGCTCGTGGTGGGCCGGCTGGGCGGCCGGCTGGGCCGCGGGCGCGTGGCCGCGATCGACGCGCAGGCGCTCGAGCTCGAGGTCACGCTCGACCGGGAGCCTCCGCCGCCCCACCCCGCCGCGCTGGCGCTCGCGCTGCCGCGCCCGCCCAGCGTGCGCAAGGTCTTGCAGCAGGGCGCGGCGCTGGGCGTGAAACGCTTCCTGTTCTTCGCCAGCGCGCGCGTCGAGAAGAGTTACTGGCAGAGCTCGGCGCTGCGGCCCGAAGCGCTGCACGAGCAGCTCACACTGGGCCTCGAGCAAGCGGTCGACACGCTCGTGCCCACGGTCGAGCACGAGCGCAGCTTCCGCCGCTTCGCCGCCGAGACACTGCCCGCGTTCGCCGCCGGAGTTCCGGTGCTCGCCGCGCACCCGGGTCATGCGCCGGCGGCGCCCGTCCCGGCGGGCCGCTGCGTGCTGGTGGTCGGTCCCGAGGGCGGCTTCCTCGACGGCGAGCTCGAGGCGCTCGTCCTTGCCGGCGCGCAGCGGGTCGGGCTCGGCCCGCGCGTGCTGCGCGTGGAGACCGCGGTGGTGGCGCTGTTGTCGAAGCTCGCGGA